A genome region from Clostridium pasteurianum includes the following:
- a CDS encoding Cof-type HAD-IIB family hydrolase, which produces MKRKIIFMDVDGTLVNDNDIVPDSAAAAIKKARKNGHYIFLCTGRSKAELFDHIIEIGFDGIIAASGGYIEFDNKVIMHKKVQNEDVKHLVKYFNENNIDFYLESNGGLFASQNCKNHLRKIIYGDNNLDSKKRAELDKGMNPFIECLIEGENLIRDDINKVSFLGSPIPIETIKEEFEGKFNVIPSTVPAFGKNSGELSIPGIHKALAIETLLKYLNLQREDTFAYGDGINDAEMIQYVNTGIAMGNAKEELKNVADDVTDTHDEGGIYNSFKKYKLI; this is translated from the coding sequence ATGAAACGAAAGATAATTTTTATGGATGTAGATGGAACACTTGTTAATGACAATGATATTGTTCCAGATTCAGCTGCGGCAGCTATTAAAAAAGCAAGAAAGAATGGGCATTATATATTTTTGTGTACAGGCCGTTCAAAGGCAGAACTATTTGATCATATAATTGAGATTGGGTTTGATGGAATTATAGCTGCATCTGGAGGATACATTGAATTTGATAATAAAGTAATAATGCATAAAAAAGTGCAGAATGAGGATGTTAAGCATTTGGTTAAATATTTTAATGAAAATAATATTGATTTTTATTTAGAATCCAATGGAGGGTTATTTGCAAGTCAAAATTGCAAGAATCATTTAAGAAAAATCATATATGGAGATAATAATTTGGATTCTAAAAAAAGAGCTGAATTAGACAAAGGGATGAATCCATTTATCGAATGCTTAATTGAGGGTGAGAATTTGATAAGAGACGATATAAATAAAGTGTCATTTTTAGGATCACCTATACCAATTGAAACTATAAAAGAGGAATTTGAAGGAAAGTTTAATGTAATTCCAAGTACAGTACCGGCGTTTGGAAAAAATAGCGGGGAATTATCAATTCCAGGGATTCATAAAGCACTAGCAATTGAAACATTATTAAAGTATTTAAATTTGCAAAGAGAAGATACTTTTGCGTATGGAGATGGAATTAATGATGCTGAAATGATACAGTATGTAAATACTGGTATTGCAATGGGAAATGCTAAGGAAGAGTTAAAAAATGTGGCTGATGATGTTACAGATACTCATGATGAAGGCGGAATTTATAATAGTTTTAAAAAATATAAGTTAATTTAA
- a CDS encoding L,D-transpeptidase family protein: protein MEKDKSKSNKVAKGIIISFCALIVIYIGVAQYFQSHFYFGSKINGISVSGKTVGETKTKMASALQSYALTIKERDGKTETIKSQDINVKYSSGSEYQKLKNSQNPYKWILGVFSSGNSKMTDGVSYDSNLLKQKIDKLSCVAGSKVVEPKSPSFKYTDKGYVVVNEVMGNKVNKDALYKAAEKAVLDQQSTIDMETSGCYVSPKYTSKSPKVNTTKELLNKYVATKVTYEFGNQKESVDGSEINKWLNVNDNLDVTIDQNQEKTYLKGIFGKYNTVGKTRSFTTSSGNTVSVSGGDYGWLVNTNKEMQNLNDAIKKGQTITEQPTYSQKAASHDANDIGNTYVEVDLSKQHVWFYKNGSLVTQGDVVTGNVSLNDATPPGVYSVKYKERNATLKGQGYASPVSYWMPFNGGIGLHDAPWRQGQFGGSIYLNGGSHGCVNCPPELAETIFNNIDAGTPVVCF from the coding sequence ATGGAAAAAGATAAAAGCAAATCCAATAAAGTTGCTAAAGGTATTATAATTTCTTTTTGTGCTTTAATTGTTATTTATATTGGAGTAGCACAATATTTTCAAAGCCATTTTTATTTTGGTTCCAAGATTAATGGAATTAGTGTCTCAGGAAAAACTGTAGGTGAAACAAAGACTAAGATGGCATCTGCACTACAGAGTTATGCATTAACTATAAAAGAAAGAGATGGAAAAACTGAGACTATAAAATCACAGGATATTAATGTGAAATATAGTTCTGGTAGTGAATATCAAAAACTTAAAAATAGTCAAAATCCTTATAAATGGATTTTAGGAGTATTTAGTTCAGGTAACTCAAAAATGACAGATGGAGTTTCATATGATTCTAATTTATTAAAACAAAAGATAGATAAACTTTCCTGTGTTGCTGGGAGTAAAGTAGTTGAACCTAAAAGTCCTAGTTTTAAGTATACAGATAAAGGTTATGTAGTTGTAAATGAAGTAATGGGAAATAAGGTCAATAAAGATGCTTTGTATAAGGCTGCAGAAAAGGCAGTATTAGATCAACAATCTACAATAGACATGGAGACTAGTGGCTGTTATGTTAGTCCTAAGTATACTTCAAAATCTCCAAAAGTTAATACAACTAAGGAACTCCTCAATAAATATGTGGCTACAAAGGTTACTTATGAATTTGGAAATCAAAAAGAAAGCGTAGATGGTTCTGAAATAAATAAGTGGCTTAATGTCAATGATAATCTTGACGTTACAATTGATCAAAATCAAGAAAAAACATATTTAAAAGGAATCTTCGGTAAGTATAATACAGTTGGAAAAACAAGAAGCTTTACTACATCTTCAGGAAATACTGTAAGTGTCAGTGGTGGTGACTATGGTTGGCTTGTTAATACTAATAAGGAAATGCAGAATTTGAATGATGCTATAAAAAAAGGACAGACTATAACAGAACAGCCAACATACAGTCAAAAAGCCGCATCGCATGATGCCAATGATATTGGAAATACTTATGTAGAAGTTGATTTGTCAAAACAGCATGTGTGGTTTTATAAAAATGGTTCATTGGTAACTCAGGGAGATGTTGTTACAGGAAATGTAAGTCTTAATGATGCAACTCCACCAGGTGTTTACAGCGTAAAATATAAAGAAAGAAATGCTACTTTGAAGGGCCAGGGCTATGCTTCACCTGTTAGCTATTGGATGCCATTTAATGGCGGAATCGGACTTCATGATGCACCTTGGAGACAAGGACAGTTTGGTGGAAGCATATATCTTAATGGTGGATCTCATGGATGTGTAAATTGTCCACCTGAATTAGCAGAGACTATCTTTAATAATATAGATGCAGGCACTCCAGTTGTTTGTTTTTAG
- a CDS encoding glutathione peroxidase: protein MSIYDYKFKDIYGKEVAIKDYKNKVILIINIASKCGFTPQLEDLEKIYKKYSNEEFEIIGFPCNQFASQAPGSNSDLNKFCKLNYGVTFKLSQKIDVRGTNSDPIFDYLTSKCPFEGFNKDNISDRMLYSFLGENFPEYLVGDTIKWNFTKFLIDRKGNPVKRFEPSIEPMDMLDDIKRAIKMNV, encoded by the coding sequence ATGAGTATATATGATTATAAATTTAAAGATATATATGGAAAAGAAGTGGCTATTAAAGATTATAAAAATAAAGTAATATTAATTATCAACATAGCAAGTAAATGTGGATTTACACCGCAGTTAGAAGATTTAGAAAAAATATATAAGAAGTATAGCAATGAAGAATTTGAGATTATTGGATTCCCATGTAATCAATTTGCAAGCCAGGCTCCGGGAAGTAACAGTGACTTAAATAAATTTTGTAAATTAAATTATGGAGTAACTTTTAAGCTTTCACAAAAAATAGATGTCAGAGGTACTAATTCGGATCCAATATTTGATTATTTAACTAGTAAATGTCCTTTTGAGGGATTTAATAAAGATAATATTTCGGATAGAATGCTGTATTCATTTTTAGGAGAAAACTTTCCAGAGTACTTAGTAGGCGATACTATAAAATGGAATTTTACTAAATTTTTAATTGATAGAAAAGGTAATCCCGTAAAAAGATTTGAGCCAAGTATAGAACCTATGGATATGTTAGATGATATAAAAAGGGCAATAAAAATGAACGTGTAA
- a CDS encoding glutathione peroxidase translates to MKFYDFSARKMNGKEINMNEYKGKVILVVNTASKCGFTPQLKGLEDLYAGYKDKGFEILGFPCNQFANQDPGTNKEISEFCLVNYGVTFTMFEKIDVNGKNAHPIYKFLKEKAKGILGSAIKWNFTKFLIDRDGNVIRRYAPTVVPEKIKNDIEKLL, encoded by the coding sequence GTGAAATTTTATGATTTTAGTGCAAGGAAGATGAATGGAAAAGAAATAAATATGAATGAGTACAAGGGCAAGGTTATTTTAGTTGTCAATACAGCAAGTAAATGTGGATTTACACCACAGTTAAAGGGTTTAGAAGACTTATATGCGGGGTATAAGGATAAGGGTTTTGAAATACTTGGATTTCCGTGTAATCAATTTGCAAACCAAGATCCAGGTACAAATAAAGAAATTAGTGAATTTTGTTTAGTGAATTATGGAGTAACTTTTACTATGTTCGAAAAAATAGATGTTAATGGGAAAAATGCACATCCAATATATAAATTTTTAAAGGAAAAAGCAAAGGGGATATTAGGAAGTGCAATTAAGTGGAATTTTACTAAATTTCTTATAGATAGGGACGGAAATGTTATAAGAAGATATGCGCCTACAGTAGTTCCAGAGAAAATAAAAAATGATATAGAAAAATTATTATAA
- a CDS encoding MarR family winged helix-turn-helix transcriptional regulator, which translates to MNKYDKIKLENQLCFPLYALSREIIKLYKPLLDKFNLTYTQYITMLVMWEDEKITFKKLGKRLYLDSGTLTPVLKRLESMGLITKYRTEEDDRVVAIELTEKGRTLKDDIVEVPEKMFCKSKLTKEEAIDLKVKLDTMLKRFR; encoded by the coding sequence ATGAATAAATACGACAAAATAAAATTAGAAAATCAATTATGTTTTCCACTTTATGCGTTATCAAGAGAAATAATAAAATTGTATAAACCACTTCTTGATAAATTTAATCTTACTTATACACAATATATTACAATGCTTGTTATGTGGGAAGATGAAAAAATAACGTTTAAAAAATTGGGAAAAAGACTTTATTTAGACTCGGGGACACTTACTCCTGTTTTAAAAAGATTAGAATCTATGGGGTTAATAACAAAGTATAGGACAGAAGAAGATGACAGGGTTGTTGCCATTGAATTAACGGAAAAGGGAAGAACGTTAAAAGATGATATTGTTGAAGTCCCAGAAAAAATGTTCTGTAAGTCTAAATTGACTAAAGAAGAGGCAATTGATTTAAAAGTTAAATTAGATACCATGCTTAAGAGATTCAGATAG
- a CDS encoding aldehyde dehydrogenase family protein — MNINLDKKYKLFINGEWKDSSDKATIKTYNPANGELLAEIADASKKDVDDAVNAGRKAFLTWSKSSPAERAQILNKIADIIDENKEYLATVETMDNGKPIRETLGADIPLAADHFRYFAGVVRSDEGNASMLDENTLNIILREPVGVVGQIVPWNFPFLMAAWKLAPALAAGDVSVFKPSSTTSLSVLELVKLIQNVVPKGVINLITGKGSKSGEYLQNNKGIDKLAFTGSTAVGRQIGLSAAERIIPATLELGGKSANIFFSDANMKLALEGVQLGILFNQGQVCAAGSRIFVQEDFYDEFMEKAIAAFKKVKVGNPLDPDTQMGAQVSEAQLKKILKYIKIGEEEGAKVAVGGERFVEGDAKNGYFMKPTLLTEVTNDMRVARDEIFGPVGVVIKFKTEKEVIDLANDSNYGLAGGVFTTNLNRAIRVARGIRTGRVWVNTYNTFPAGAPFGGYKESGIGRETHKVILEAYTQKKNIIVNLSETPGGMYVK; from the coding sequence ATGAATATTAATTTGGATAAAAAATATAAATTGTTTATTAATGGAGAATGGAAGGATTCTTCAGATAAAGCTACAATAAAAACTTACAATCCAGCCAATGGTGAATTATTAGCTGAAATTGCGGATGCTTCTAAAAAAGATGTAGATGACGCTGTCAATGCTGGAAGAAAGGCTTTTCTTACATGGAGTAAAAGTAGTCCAGCAGAAAGAGCACAAATATTAAATAAAATCGCTGATATAATTGATGAAAATAAAGAGTATTTAGCAACGGTAGAGACAATGGATAACGGAAAACCTATTAGAGAGACGTTAGGTGCTGATATACCGCTAGCTGCAGATCACTTTAGATACTTTGCTGGTGTTGTTCGTTCAGATGAAGGAAATGCATCAATGCTGGATGAAAATACGTTGAATATAATATTAAGAGAGCCAGTTGGAGTTGTTGGACAAATAGTTCCATGGAACTTCCCATTTTTAATGGCGGCATGGAAATTAGCTCCAGCATTAGCGGCTGGTGATGTTTCGGTTTTTAAGCCATCAAGTACAACTTCTTTAAGTGTGCTGGAGCTTGTAAAATTAATACAAAATGTTGTTCCTAAGGGTGTAATTAATCTCATAACAGGAAAAGGATCAAAAAGTGGTGAATATTTGCAAAATAATAAGGGCATTGATAAATTGGCTTTTACAGGATCAACAGCAGTTGGAAGACAAATAGGATTATCTGCGGCTGAACGTATTATTCCTGCTACCTTAGAGCTTGGCGGAAAGTCAGCTAATATTTTCTTTAGTGATGCAAATATGAAGCTTGCTTTAGAAGGTGTTCAACTTGGAATTTTATTTAATCAAGGACAAGTTTGCGCAGCAGGTTCTAGAATATTTGTACAAGAAGATTTTTATGATGAATTTATGGAAAAGGCAATAGCTGCATTTAAAAAAGTTAAAGTTGGAAATCCTTTAGATCCTGATACGCAAATGGGGGCACAGGTTAGTGAAGCTCAACTCAAAAAAATTCTTAAATATATAAAAATAGGCGAAGAAGAAGGAGCCAAAGTGGCTGTTGGAGGAGAAAGATTTGTTGAAGGCGATGCTAAAAATGGATACTTTATGAAACCAACTTTACTTACAGAAGTTACAAATGATATGAGGGTAGCAAGAGATGAAATATTTGGACCGGTTGGTGTTGTAATAAAATTTAAAACAGAAAAAGAAGTTATTGATTTGGCAAATGATAGTAATTACGGACTAGCAGGGGGAGTGTTTACAACTAATTTAAATAGAGCAATAAGAGTAGCCAGGGGAATAAGGACTGGACGTGTGTGGGTTAATACTTATAATACTTTTCCAGCCGGAGCACCATTTGGAGGATATAAAGAATCAGGTATAGGTAGAGAAACTCATAAAGTTATATTAGAAGCCTATACTCAGAAGAAAAATATCATAGTGAATTTATCAGAAACTCCTGGCGGAATGTACGTAAAATAA
- a CDS encoding exonuclease domain-containing protein: protein MNFIAIDFETANEKRSSPCSIGIVVIKNGHVVEKVYHLIRPKEMRFMPINIGIHGIRPAVVENEPEFDEIWEKIKHYFNGSLVIAHNASFDISVLRKTAELYDIELPEFKYICTMKLARNFYLGIDNAKLNTVNDFLGYEFKHHDALYDALACGNILLNISKELKCDDVNEISKLVGVTIGNVDSTGYKPSRTKGIAIKTSNRIYAHKKSRIFERLKDDEFKNQVVVFTGRLDSMSRDEAMRLVRRLGGNTGSSVTKKTTILVTNMKDIIKDLRMEEMSNKLKRAMDLKARGQNIKFLNEEEFLSIIK, encoded by the coding sequence ATGAATTTTATAGCTATAGATTTTGAAACTGCAAATGAAAAAAGAAGTAGTCCATGCTCAATCGGTATTGTTGTTATAAAAAATGGACATGTTGTAGAAAAAGTATATCATTTAATAAGACCTAAGGAAATGAGGTTCATGCCAATTAATATTGGAATTCATGGAATAAGACCAGCCGTGGTTGAAAATGAGCCAGAATTTGATGAGATATGGGAGAAAATTAAACATTATTTTAATGGAAGTTTAGTAATAGCACATAATGCTTCATTTGATATATCGGTTTTAAGAAAAACTGCAGAGCTTTATGATATAGAGCTTCCTGAATTTAAGTATATTTGTACTATGAAGCTTGCCAGAAACTTTTATTTAGGAATTGATAATGCAAAATTAAATACAGTAAATGATTTTTTGGGATATGAGTTTAAGCACCATGATGCACTTTATGATGCACTTGCATGTGGTAACATACTCCTTAATATATCAAAAGAATTAAAGTGTGATGATGTTAATGAAATATCTAAATTAGTAGGAGTGACTATTGGAAATGTAGATAGTACAGGATATAAGCCATCACGCACTAAAGGAATAGCAATAAAAACTTCTAATAGAATATATGCTCATAAAAAATCAAGAATATTTGAAAGATTAAAAGATGATGAATTTAAAAATCAAGTGGTGGTGTTTACAGGAAGGCTTGACTCTATGTCAAGAGATGAAGCAATGAGATTAGTTAGAAGATTAGGTGGAAATACAGGAAGTTCTGTTACGAAAAAGACAACAATTTTAGTAACTAATATGAAAGATATTATAAAAGATTTACGAATGGAGGAGATGAGCAATAAGCTTAAAAGAGCAATGGATTTAAAAGCAAGAGGGCAGAATATAAAATTTTTAAACGAAGAGGAGTTTTTGAGTATAATTAAGTAA
- the pflB gene encoding formate C-acetyltransferase, whose amino-acid sequence MFNEWEGFKEGTWQDGIDVRNFIQKNYKLYEGDGSFLEGKTEKTSKVWDKAYALIVEEVKKGIIDVATDRVSGIDSYDAGYIDKDNEVIVGLQTDAPLKRIVNPFGGMRMVQSSLKEYGYKLDPDIEKHFSKYRKTHNEGVFDAYTKEIRAARSAGLLTGLPDAYGRGRIIGDYRRVALYGIDYLIEEKKKDLDKLQGDMLDELVRKREEVSMQIRALGEMKSMALKYGIDISKPAANAKEAAQNLYFGYLAGVKENNGAATSFGRTSTFLDIYIERDLEKGLITEKEAQEIVDQLIIKLRLVRHLRTPEYNELFGGDPTWVTESIGGMGINGRPLVTKNSFRYLHTLINLGTSAEPNLTVLWSDKLPQNFKKYCADISIKTDSIQYENDEIMRPIYGDDYAIACCVSAMKLGKQMQFFGARCNLAKSLLYAINGGIDEIKEIKVVPEIEKMNDEILDFKKVKENYFKVLEYVAKIYVDTMNIIHFMHDKYAYEAGQMALHDTAVERLMAFGVAGLSVAIDSLSAIKYAKVKPIRNEAGIAVDFEVNGDFPKYGNDDDRADDLGVELVIKFSSELKKHPLYRNAKHTLSALTITSNVMYGKKTGTTPDGRKKGEPLAPGANPMHGRDINGALASLNSVAKIPYNAICQDGVSNTFSIVPDALGKDKNQRINNLVSILDGYFVQGAHHLNVNVLKRETLIDAMKNPDKYPTLTIRVSGYAVNFSRLSREQQLEVIKRTFHESM is encoded by the coding sequence ATGTTCAATGAGTGGGAAGGATTTAAGGAAGGAACATGGCAAGATGGAATAGATGTAAGAAACTTCATACAAAAAAATTATAAATTATATGAGGGAGATGGAAGTTTTTTAGAGGGCAAAACGGAAAAAACAAGTAAAGTATGGGATAAGGCTTATGCATTAATTGTTGAGGAGGTTAAAAAGGGAATAATTGATGTTGCAACAGACAGAGTGTCTGGAATAGATAGTTACGATGCAGGATATATAGATAAAGACAATGAGGTCATAGTTGGTCTTCAAACAGATGCACCGCTTAAAAGAATAGTAAATCCATTTGGTGGAATGAGAATGGTTCAAAGTTCATTAAAAGAATATGGTTATAAGCTTGATCCAGATATTGAAAAGCATTTTTCAAAATATAGAAAAACTCATAATGAAGGAGTATTTGATGCATATACAAAGGAAATAAGAGCAGCTAGAAGTGCAGGACTTTTAACAGGTCTTCCAGATGCCTATGGGAGGGGAAGAATAATAGGCGACTATAGAAGAGTTGCACTTTATGGAATAGATTATCTTATAGAAGAAAAGAAAAAAGATTTAGATAAGCTTCAAGGTGATATGCTGGATGAATTAGTAAGAAAAAGAGAAGAAGTGTCAATGCAAATAAGGGCTTTAGGTGAAATGAAATCTATGGCATTAAAGTATGGAATTGATATATCAAAGCCAGCTGCAAATGCAAAGGAAGCGGCTCAAAATTTATATTTTGGATATTTAGCAGGAGTAAAAGAAAACAATGGAGCAGCAACTTCGTTTGGGAGAACTTCGACTTTTCTAGATATCTACATTGAAAGGGATCTAGAGAAAGGTTTAATTACAGAAAAAGAAGCTCAGGAAATTGTAGACCAATTGATAATCAAATTGAGATTAGTTAGACATTTAAGAACACCAGAATATAATGAATTATTTGGCGGTGATCCAACCTGGGTAACTGAATCAATTGGTGGCATGGGTATTAATGGTAGACCACTTGTTACGAAGAATTCTTTTAGATATCTTCATACATTAATTAATCTTGGAACATCTGCAGAACCAAACTTAACAGTTTTATGGTCAGACAAGTTACCCCAAAACTTTAAGAAATACTGTGCGGATATTTCAATAAAGACGGATTCTATTCAATATGAAAATGATGAAATTATGAGACCAATTTATGGAGATGATTATGCTATAGCCTGCTGTGTATCAGCTATGAAACTTGGCAAGCAAATGCAGTTTTTTGGAGCTAGGTGCAATTTGGCTAAATCATTATTATATGCTATTAATGGCGGTATAGATGAAATAAAAGAAATAAAGGTAGTTCCAGAAATAGAAAAAATGAATGATGAGATTCTTGATTTTAAAAAGGTAAAAGAAAATTACTTTAAAGTTTTAGAATATGTTGCAAAAATATATGTTGATACAATGAATATAATACACTTTATGCATGATAAATATGCTTATGAGGCAGGGCAAATGGCGCTTCATGATACAGCAGTTGAAAGATTAATGGCTTTTGGAGTAGCAGGTCTTTCAGTTGCAATAGATTCGTTATCTGCAATTAAATATGCAAAAGTTAAACCAATTAGGAATGAAGCAGGGATAGCGGTAGACTTTGAAGTGAATGGGGATTTCCCTAAGTACGGTAATGATGATGATAGAGCAGATGATTTAGGAGTAGAATTAGTTATTAAATTTTCAAGTGAACTTAAGAAACATCCTCTTTATAGAAATGCTAAACATACATTATCGGCACTTACAATAACATCGAATGTCATGTATGGTAAAAAGACTGGAACAACGCCAGATGGAAGAAAGAAAGGTGAACCACTAGCACCAGGAGCAAATCCAATGCACGGAAGAGATATAAATGGAGCCTTAGCATCACTTAATTCAGTAGCTAAAATACCGTATAATGCCATTTGCCAGGATGGAGTTTCAAATACTTTTTCTATTGTTCCAGATGCGCTTGGAAAGGATAAAAATCAAAGAATTAACAACTTAGTTTCTATACTAGATGGCTATTTTGTTCAAGGAGCACATCATTTGAATGTTAATGTTCTTAAAAGAGAGACGCTGATTGATGCTATGAAAAATCCTGATAAATACCCAACATTAACAATAAGGGTTTCAGGATATGCGGTTAATTTCAGCCGTTTATCAAGGGAGCAGCAATTAGAAGTTATAAAGAGAACATTCCATGAAAGTATGTAG